In Paenibacillus sp. FSL R7-0345, a single window of DNA contains:
- a CDS encoding TVP38/TMEM64 family protein, with protein sequence MYLLDVSSWLTEERLRMLLEQYRTLGPLPGIGLTFMKSFVPPLPTIAIVGLNGAVYGLWLGFLYSWLGLVAGCAVTFLIIRKIASHPYLQNWARRPKVARSMTWVRQSGFSYVFLLSLFPVGPFVVINMAAGLAGMRLRSYLLAISAGKAIMVFAVSYIGNDVQRFIRNPWEIIYVLLFIGVSLWCVKALEARFARASAGDPLHRE encoded by the coding sequence ATGTACTTATTGGATGTATCGTCATGGCTGACGGAGGAGCGTCTGCGGATGCTGCTGGAACAATACCGGACGCTGGGGCCGCTGCCCGGAATCGGGCTGACTTTTATGAAATCCTTCGTTCCGCCGCTGCCGACTATTGCCATCGTAGGCTTAAACGGGGCGGTGTACGGCTTATGGCTGGGTTTCTTATATTCCTGGCTGGGGCTGGTTGCAGGCTGTGCGGTGACTTTTCTGATTATCCGTAAAATTGCTTCCCATCCCTATCTGCAAAACTGGGCCCGCCGGCCCAAGGTAGCCAGAAGTATGACCTGGGTGCGGCAGAGCGGATTCAGTTATGTTTTTCTGCTCAGCCTGTTTCCGGTCGGTCCGTTTGTCGTCATTAATATGGCCGCAGGGCTGGCCGGCATGCGTCTGCGCTCCTATCTGCTGGCTATTAGTGCGGGCAAGGCGATTATGGTGTTTGCCGTATCCTATATCGGTAATGATGTGCAGCGGTTTATCCGCAATCCGTGGGAAATAATCTATGTGCTGCTGTTTATCGGGGTGTCCTTATGGTGTGTGAAGGCACTTGAAGCCCGGTTTGCCCGGGCCTCGGCGGGAGATCCGTTACACCGTGAATAG
- a CDS encoding aminotransferase class V-fold PLP-dependent enzyme codes for MSARNNRLEGLSVLTINQAFPEEAPASLAAHFTAFRERTIGIRHQITTPFGRKPLIYADWTASGRLYEPIERQIQESFGPYVSNPHTDSNSTGLTMTLAYNEARRIIRQHVHAGPRDVLLFCGNGTTGAINKLQRLIGLKLPEWQHPAFHCPPEERPVIFISHMEHHSNLLPWQEGIGDVITVPAGADGSISPVDLEELLIRHRNRRFKIGSFTACSNVTGIETPYNKLAAVMHRHGGLCFIDFAASAPYRDINMHPSSPLEKLDAIFFSPHKFLGGPGTGGVLLFDEALCSGRLPDEPGGGTVVWVNPWGGRRYITDVEVREDGGTPGFMQAIRTALCIKLKERMNGSGEWIRLREQELCLRLLSGLSRIPGCSILAGGQTERHGIVSFTLHNIHYNLAVKLLNDHFGIQARGGCSCAGPYGHYLLGLGRKQSEQIVQDLHAGNQSTKPGWVRLSLHPIMTEAEVDIIITAVQDIAIHAMEWSGDYSYNAATNSWVHRSGQTETESAIRHLFTV; via the coding sequence GTGTCAGCCAGAAATAACCGGCTGGAGGGATTGTCCGTGCTAACCATCAATCAAGCCTTCCCGGAGGAGGCACCGGCTTCGCTTGCGGCGCATTTCACCGCCTTTCGCGAGCGTACCATCGGCATCCGCCATCAGATTACGACGCCCTTTGGGCGGAAACCGCTGATTTACGCTGACTGGACGGCCAGCGGGCGCCTGTATGAGCCGATTGAGCGCCAGATCCAGGAATCCTTCGGTCCTTATGTCAGCAATCCGCATACCGATTCCAACAGCACCGGGCTGACGATGACGCTGGCCTACAACGAGGCCCGGAGAATTATCAGACAGCATGTCCACGCAGGTCCACGGGATGTTCTGCTCTTCTGCGGCAACGGCACGACTGGCGCCATTAATAAACTGCAGCGGCTGATAGGCCTGAAGCTGCCCGAGTGGCAGCATCCGGCCTTCCATTGCCCTCCCGAGGAGCGCCCTGTCATCTTCATCAGCCACATGGAGCATCACTCCAACCTGCTGCCCTGGCAGGAAGGAATCGGCGATGTCATTACAGTACCTGCCGGAGCGGACGGCAGCATAAGTCCGGTTGACCTCGAGGAGCTGCTGATCCGCCACCGGAACCGCCGCTTCAAGATCGGCTCCTTTACCGCCTGCTCCAATGTTACGGGAATCGAGACCCCTTACAATAAGCTGGCTGCCGTCATGCACCGCCACGGGGGTCTGTGCTTTATTGATTTTGCCGCCAGCGCGCCCTATAGGGACATTAATATGCATCCCTCTTCACCGCTGGAAAAGCTCGACGCCATCTTCTTCTCCCCGCATAAATTTCTCGGCGGCCCCGGCACAGGCGGAGTGCTGCTGTTTGACGAAGCACTCTGCAGCGGCAGGCTTCCGGATGAACCCGGAGGCGGAACCGTCGTCTGGGTCAATCCCTGGGGCGGACGCCGCTACATAACCGATGTGGAGGTCCGCGAAGACGGAGGTACACCGGGCTTCATGCAGGCCATCCGCACCGCGCTCTGTATAAAGCTGAAAGAGCGGATGAACGGCAGCGGGGAATGGATCAGGCTGCGGGAGCAGGAGCTGTGCCTGCGGCTCCTGTCCGGACTCAGCCGGATTCCCGGCTGCAGCATCCTGGCCGGCGGGCAGACAGAACGTCACGGAATTGTATCTTTTACCCTGCACAATATCCATTACAATCTTGCCGTAAAGCTGCTGAACGACCACTTTGGCATTCAGGCCCGCGGCGGCTGCTCCTGCGCCGGCCCCTATGGCCATTATCTGCTGGGGCTTGGCCGCAAGCAGTCGGAGCAGATTGTCCAGGACCTGCATGCCGGCAACCAGTCCACCAAACCGGGCTGGGTCCGGCTCTCCCTCCATCCCATCATGACTGAGGCCGAAGTTGACATTATCATAACAGCTGTGCAGGACATTGCCATTCACGCAATGGAGTGGAGCGGGGATTACAGCTACAATGCGGCAACGAACAGCTGGGTCCACCGCTCAGGCCAGACCGAGACAGAATCTGCTATCCGGCACCTATTCACGGTGTAA